From the genome of Ananas comosus cultivar F153 linkage group 16, ASM154086v1, whole genome shotgun sequence, one region includes:
- the LOC109722015 gene encoding late embryogenesis abundant protein 7-like isoform X2, with protein sequence MASHGQSNYAAGETKGRAEEKTGQMMGKGREATDATKEKAHETKERAQEGKDKSGGYLGEKTEAAKQKASEAAESARETAVSGKDKTGNYVGDKTEATKHKVSDAADTAKDSARSGKDKTGSYVGDTAEAAKQKASEAAESAKETTQAGKDRTATFFQQVVNAAQGATEAVKNTLGLGAENDPNKAAGDKSTVKDAAHGAVRD encoded by the exons ATGGCATCTCATGGGCAGTCGAACTACGCGGCGGGCGAAACCAAAGGCCGTGCCGAG GAGAAGACGGGGCAGATGATGGGGAAAGGGAGGGAGGCGACGGACGCCACGAAGGAGAAGGCTCACGAGACGAAGGAGCGAGCGCAGGAGGGGAAGGACAAGAGCGGCGGCTACCTGGGCGAGAAGACGGAGGCCGCCAAGCAGAAGGCGTCCGAGGCCGCGGAGTCCGCCAGGGAGACCGCCGTCTCCGGCAAGGACAAGACCGGCAACTACGTCGGCGATAAGACCGAGGCCACCAAACACAAGGTGTCCGACGCCGCCGACACCGCCAAAGACTCCGCCCGGTCCGGCAAGGACAAGACCGGCAGCTACGTCGGCGACACGGCCGAGGCCGCCAAGCAGAAGGCGTCCGAGGCCGCGGAGTCCGCCAAAGAGACCACCCAGGCCGGCAAGGACAGGACCGCCACCTTCTTCCAGCAG GTGGTGAACGCAGCACAGGGAGCGACGGAAGCAGTAAAGAACACGCTGGGGTTGGGGGCAGAAAACGATCCCAACAAGGCTGCCGGAGACAAGTCCACCGTCAAAGATGCAGCCCACGGCGCAGTCAGGGATTAG
- the LOC109722015 gene encoding late embryogenesis abundant protein 7-like isoform X1: protein MASHGQSNYAAGETKGRAEEKTGQMMGKGREATDATKEKAHETKERAQEGKDKSGGYLGEKTEAAKQKASEAAESARETAVSGKDKTGNYVGDKTEATKHKVSDAADTAKDSARSGKDKTGSYVGDTAEAAKQKASEAAESAKETTQAGKDRTATFFQQAGEQVVNAAQGATEAVKNTLGLGAENDPNKAAGDKSTVKDAAHGAVRD from the exons ATGGCATCTCATGGGCAGTCGAACTACGCGGCGGGCGAAACCAAAGGCCGTGCCGAG GAGAAGACGGGGCAGATGATGGGGAAAGGGAGGGAGGCGACGGACGCCACGAAGGAGAAGGCTCACGAGACGAAGGAGCGAGCGCAGGAGGGGAAGGACAAGAGCGGCGGCTACCTGGGCGAGAAGACGGAGGCCGCCAAGCAGAAGGCGTCCGAGGCCGCGGAGTCCGCCAGGGAGACCGCCGTCTCCGGCAAGGACAAGACCGGCAACTACGTCGGCGATAAGACCGAGGCCACCAAACACAAGGTGTCCGACGCCGCCGACACCGCCAAAGACTCCGCCCGGTCCGGCAAGGACAAGACCGGCAGCTACGTCGGCGACACGGCCGAGGCCGCCAAGCAGAAGGCGTCCGAGGCCGCGGAGTCCGCCAAAGAGACCACCCAGGCCGGCAAGGACAGGACCGCCACCTTCTTCCAGCAG GCGGGTGAGCAGGTGGTGAACGCAGCACAGGGAGCGACGGAAGCAGTAAAGAACACGCTGGGGTTGGGGGCAGAAAACGATCCCAACAAGGCTGCCGGAGACAAGTCCACCGTCAAAGATGCAGCCCACGGCGCAGTCAGGGATTAG
- the LOC109722138 gene encoding germin-like protein 3-8 translates to MEAKLSDRAISTALLFLLLAVCRSDPNPLRDFCVADLPAADTLTSNGIPCKPPSAVADDDFFFGGLAVEGDTDNALGFNITRATVSEFPALNTLGLSMARIDLGPGGVNVPHTHPRATELVLGLEGRVLVGFVTSSNVYYSKVIGKGELFVVPRGMMHFQFNVGRSKASFVVAFDSQSPGGVGAPLAMFGSKPAIPNQVLAKSLFADEALVATLKAKFGN, encoded by the coding sequence ATGGAGGCCAAGTTAAGTGATCGTGCGATCTCCACTGCATTACTCTTCCTGCTCTTGGCGGTCTGCCGTTCGGACCCCAATCCTCTCCGTGACTTCTGCGTCGCCGACCTCCCGGCAGCGGACACGCTCACGTCCAACGGAATCCCCTGCAAGCCGCCGTCCGCAGTGGCGGATGACGACTTCTTCTTCGGGGGCCTGGCCGTGGAGGGAGACACCGACAACGCCCTGGGCTTCAACATCACACGCGCCACGGTGAGCGAGTTCCCTGCCCTGAACACGCTGGGGCTGTCGATGGCGCGCATCGACCTCGGCCCCGGCGGGGTGAACGTGCCGCACACCCACCCCCGCGCCACCGAGCTGGTGCTGGGCCTCGAGGGGAGGGTGCTGGTGGGCTTCGTCACGAGCAGCAACGTGTACTACTCCAAGGTGATAGGCAAAGGCGAGCTGTTCGTGGTGCCGAGGGGGATGATGCACTTCCAGTTCAACGTGGGGAGGAGCAAGGCTTCCTTCGTCGTGGCGTTCGATAGCCAATCGCCCGGAGGAGTAGGTGCGCCGCTTGCGATGTTCGGGTCCAAGCCTGCTATTCCCAACCAGGTGCTTGCCAAGTCCCTCTTTGCGGACGAAGCGCTCGTCGCCACCCTCAAGGCCAAGTTTGGCAACTGa